The following coding sequences are from one Carcharodon carcharias isolate sCarCar2 chromosome 13, sCarCar2.pri, whole genome shotgun sequence window:
- the aplnra gene encoding apelin receptor A: protein MGALMIQLEENGSNPMNSSDYNDELPCDYTDWEHSSSVVPVLYMLVFVFGLSGNGVVICTVWRSRTKRRSADIYIGNLALADLAFVVTLPLWAVYAALDYHWPFGWFLCKVSSYLVMINMYASVFCLTCLSFDRYLAIVHSLSSNKLRSRRTTLLSLALIWFLAGFLALPALLLRRTQGSENQTTCAMDYTWVASESTEHFWLGGISLFASTMGFLLPFLLMSTFYCAIGNTVTRHFQNVKKEEQKKKRLLKIISALVLVFAICWLPFHIIKTIDAFIWLDLIDIPSCSFDEFIHLAHPYATCVAYINSCLNPFLYAFFDQRFRSQCLCVLRCSRLKKALHAPITSISSSMSNPTKTEAPSSATKV, encoded by the coding sequence ATGGGTGCCCTTATGATTCAGTTAGAGGAAAACGGCAGCAACCCGATGAACAGTTCCGATTACAATGATGAGCTGCCGTGCGATTACACCGACTGGGAACACTCGTCCTCTGTGGTTCCCGTCCTCTACATGCTGGTCTTCGTCTTCGGACTGTCTGGGAATGGAGTGGTTATCTGCACAGTGTGGAGGTCCCGCACCAAGAGGAGATCTGCAGATATTTACATCGGGAACCTAGCCTTGGCTGACCTGGCTTTTGTGGTCACCTTACCTCTCTGGGCTGTGTACGCGGCCCTggactatcactggccctttggCTGGTTTCTCTGCAAGGTCAGCAGTTACCTGGTGATGATCAACATGTATGCCAGCGTCTTCTGCCTGACTTGCCTCAGCTTTGACCGTTACCTGGCCATTGTGCACTCTCTGTCCAGTAATAAACTGCGCTCCAGGAGGACCACACTCCTCTCATTGGCCCTCATTTGGTTCCTGGCCGGGTTCTTGGCTCTTCCAGCGTTACTTCTGCGCCGGACACAGGGAAGCGAGAACCAGACCACCTGTGCCATGGACTATACCTGGGTGGCGAGTGAAAGCACCGAGCATTTCTGGCTCGGGGGTATCAGCCTGTTCGCCAGCACTATGGGCTTTCTTCTACCTTTCCTCCTGATGTCCACCTTCTACTGTGCCATTGGCAACACGGTCACAAGGCACTTCCAGAATGTCAAGAAGGAAGAGCAGAAGAAAAAGCGCCTCCTGAAGATCATCAGCGCTCTGGTCCTCGTCTTCGCCATCTGCTGGCTCCCTTTCCACATCATCAAGACCATTGATGCCTTCATCTGGCTAGATCTCATCGATATCCCCTCCTGTTCCTTCGATGAATTCATTCACTTGGCCCATCCTTACGCTACCTGTGTCGCCTACATCAACAGCTGCCTCAACCCGTTCCTCTACGCCTTTTTTGACCAGCGTTTCCGATCGCAGTGTCTTTGTGTGCTGCGCTGTTCCAGGTTAAAGAAAGCCCTCCACGCCCCGATCACATCCATCTCGTCCAGCATGAGCAACCCCACCAAAACTGAGGCGCCGTCCTCTGCCACTAAAGTCTAA